From the Clavibacter phaseoli genome, one window contains:
- a CDS encoding DUF4190 domain-containing protein, protein MTFRYAPEPDSSAPRERKAVNGVGIAALIVGGLALIGSVIPLVNYVSGFLAVVGIVLGIIGLILRDRPKGMALGGLVLSAIALILSIVLAIVYTAGIVTAITGAVRESESRSSAEASDEPHVTYQVEGTGGTVTAGVLWTTSVGGSVGSEQASDQPLPFSREVVIPDTAAFDMAAFSVSAVASVDPAVSADGDITCRILVGDHIVTEQRAEGDGATVTCTATAEDLRDIAG, encoded by the coding sequence ATGACCTTCCGCTACGCGCCCGAACCCGACTCCAGCGCACCCCGCGAGCGGAAGGCCGTCAACGGCGTCGGCATCGCCGCGCTCATCGTCGGCGGGCTCGCGCTCATCGGCTCGGTCATCCCGCTCGTGAACTACGTGTCCGGGTTCCTCGCGGTCGTCGGCATCGTGCTCGGGATCATCGGCCTGATCCTCAGGGACCGGCCCAAGGGCATGGCGCTCGGCGGCCTCGTCCTGAGCGCGATCGCGCTGATCCTCTCGATCGTGCTCGCGATCGTCTACACGGCGGGCATCGTCACGGCCATCACGGGCGCGGTGCGCGAGTCCGAGTCGCGGTCGTCGGCGGAGGCATCCGACGAGCCGCACGTCACCTACCAAGTTGAGGGCACGGGCGGCACGGTCACCGCGGGCGTGCTCTGGACCACGTCCGTCGGCGGCTCCGTCGGCTCCGAGCAGGCGTCCGACCAGCCGCTCCCGTTCAGCCGCGAGGTCGTCATCCCCGACACCGCCGCCTTCGACATGGCGGCGTTCTCCGTGAGCGCGGTCGCGAGCGTCGACCCGGCGGTCTCGGCGGACGGCGACATCACCTGCCGGATCCTCGTGGGCGACCACATCGTCACCGAGCAGCGGGCCGAGGGCGACGGCGCCACGGTCACCTGCACCGCCACGGCGGAGGACCTGCGGGACATCGCCGGGTGA
- a CDS encoding AraC family transcriptional regulator, whose amino-acid sequence MQFSLPGPGPGIELTGLREIIRRGGRREFASTQRLGFDMVYLLERGSTVHVVDLVPHELGIGEALWVRAGQVHRWGDISTLEGRVAMFPSHVIPPEVQQALTAAGYSGSAGSIPAWTADQLRESGAADAWRALHADDAGIRDPAARSLAREAALSAVLLRLAAAAPDAADRAQHASAGGPSTDRHRVFTSFQAEVDARFRSERLVADYARRLGWSTKTLVRAAAEHGTTPKAVIDDRIVLEARRLLVHTQQPVADIAAELGFDDASNFSTSFRLRTGETPGAFRAGAAFGGR is encoded by the coding sequence GTGCAGTTCTCGCTTCCCGGACCCGGACCGGGGATCGAGCTGACGGGCCTCCGCGAGATCATCCGCCGGGGCGGCCGCCGGGAGTTCGCGAGCACGCAGCGCCTGGGCTTCGACATGGTCTACCTCCTCGAGCGCGGGAGCACCGTGCACGTGGTCGACCTCGTGCCGCATGAGCTCGGCATCGGCGAAGCGCTCTGGGTGCGGGCCGGGCAGGTGCACCGCTGGGGCGACATCTCCACCCTCGAGGGCCGGGTGGCGATGTTCCCCTCGCACGTCATCCCGCCCGAGGTGCAGCAGGCGCTCACCGCTGCGGGGTACTCCGGCTCGGCAGGCAGCATCCCCGCCTGGACCGCGGATCAGCTGCGGGAGTCGGGGGCCGCGGATGCGTGGCGGGCGCTGCACGCGGACGACGCGGGGATCCGGGATCCGGCCGCCCGGTCGTTGGCCCGCGAGGCGGCGCTGTCCGCCGTGCTCCTCCGCCTGGCTGCGGCGGCGCCCGATGCCGCGGATCGCGCGCAGCACGCGAGCGCCGGGGGCCCGAGCACGGATCGCCACCGCGTCTTCACGTCGTTCCAGGCCGAGGTGGATGCGCGCTTCCGCTCGGAGCGTCTGGTTGCCGACTACGCACGCCGCCTGGGCTGGTCGACCAAGACGCTGGTGCGCGCGGCCGCCGAGCACGGCACCACGCCGAAGGCGGTCATCGACGACCGGATCGTTCTGGAAGCTCGGCGCCTCCTCGTGCACACGCAGCAGCCGGTGGCGGACATCGCCGCCGAGCTGGGCTTCGACGACGCGTCGAACTTCTCCACGTCCTTCCGCCTGCGCACGGGCGAGACGCCGGGCGCGTTCCGGGCGGGGGCGGCGTTCGGCGGCAGGTGA
- a CDS encoding Lrp/AsnC family transcriptional regulator: protein MPTKEMRAPEPLDAIDRKLVALLRADARTPNSRLAEQAGIAPSTCVTRVRGLVERGVITGFTATIDADAVGVGLQALISIAIRAGARHEMARFADEMRELADVVQLFFLGGSEDFIVHIAVRDSDHLRDFVLQHLSAHPAVASTRTSVVFDHHYSGPAVGEGP, encoded by the coding sequence ATGCCGACGAAGGAAATGCGGGCGCCCGAGCCGCTCGACGCGATCGACCGGAAGCTCGTCGCCCTCCTCCGGGCCGACGCGCGCACCCCGAACAGCCGCCTCGCCGAGCAGGCGGGCATCGCGCCGTCGACGTGCGTGACCCGGGTGCGCGGCCTCGTGGAGCGCGGCGTGATCACCGGATTCACCGCCACGATCGACGCGGACGCGGTGGGCGTGGGCCTGCAGGCGCTCATCAGCATCGCGATCCGCGCGGGCGCCCGCCACGAGATGGCCCGCTTCGCCGACGAGATGCGCGAGCTCGCCGACGTGGTGCAGCTCTTCTTCCTCGGCGGATCCGAGGACTTCATCGTCCACATCGCCGTCCGCGACAGCGACCACCTCCGCGACTTCGTCCTCCAGCACCTCTCGGCGCACCCGGCCGTGGCGTCGACCCGCACGAGCGTGGTGTTCGACCACCACTACTCGGGGCCGGCGGTGGGCGAGGGGCCGTAG
- a CDS encoding nuclear transport factor 2 family protein, whose translation MGLTPTDDSPRAVVRRQYLASAAGDLEALRATLAPDVEWTEMAGFPLAGTYRTPTGVTAAVMERLGAEWVGWAAHDDTYVVEGEDVVVLARYTATHGTTGKALDARVAHHFVVRGGLIVRFEQFVDTALVRDAAS comes from the coding sequence ATGGGGCTGACCCCGACCGACGACTCGCCGCGCGCCGTCGTGCGCCGGCAGTACCTCGCCTCCGCCGCGGGCGACCTCGAGGCCCTCCGCGCCACCCTCGCTCCCGACGTGGAGTGGACCGAGATGGCCGGCTTCCCCCTGGCCGGCACCTACCGCACCCCCACGGGCGTCACCGCCGCGGTGATGGAGCGGCTCGGCGCCGAGTGGGTCGGCTGGGCCGCCCACGACGACACGTACGTGGTCGAGGGCGAGGACGTGGTGGTGCTCGCGCGCTACACGGCGACGCACGGCACCACGGGCAAGGCGCTCGACGCCCGGGTCGCGCACCACTTCGTCGTGCGCGGCGGCCTCATCGTGCGCTTCGAGCAGTTCGTCGACACGGCGCTCGTGCGCGACGCCGCATCCTGA
- a CDS encoding DIP1984 family protein has translation MRLAEALMERSDLQRRVESLRSRIQASARYQEGEDPAEDAAALLEEAVETVDRLAGLVTRINLTNTAARLDDGTPLTSALARRDALRTRHGILVDAADAASGRGGGGSYAPRQMRSELRQIAALPIREVRDRADDTARELRELDALIQRANWEVEVVDEA, from the coding sequence ATGAGACTCGCCGAGGCGCTGATGGAACGGTCCGACCTGCAGAGGCGCGTCGAGTCGCTGCGGAGCAGGATCCAGGCGAGCGCCCGGTACCAGGAGGGCGAGGATCCGGCGGAGGACGCGGCCGCGCTGCTCGAGGAGGCCGTCGAGACGGTCGACCGGCTCGCGGGGCTCGTGACGCGGATCAACCTCACCAACACGGCGGCCCGCCTCGACGACGGCACGCCCCTCACGTCGGCGCTCGCCCGGCGGGACGCGCTGCGGACGCGGCACGGGATCCTCGTGGACGCGGCCGACGCCGCCTCCGGCCGGGGCGGCGGCGGCTCGTACGCGCCGCGGCAGATGCGGAGCGAGCTGCGGCAGATCGCGGCGCTGCCGATCCGCGAGGTGCGCGACCGGGCCGACGACACGGCGCGGGAGCTCCGCGAGCTCGACGCCCTGATCCAGCGCGCGAACTGGGAGGTGGAGGTGGTCGACGAGGCGTAG
- a CDS encoding MMPL family transporter, producing the protein MRSIARFVSSRRTAWMALVAAAVAVAALFAFLPKGEADAFPPSGLPESSQARQVSELLERFPSADTTVGILVFSRDGAALTDADTAAIAQRAQALATGSIAPRAVVPQTSDDGRAALVAVPLDASVVADDVAGAAEALRTTAADGLPDGLVAQLTGPVGFQADIANAFAGADFRLLLVTVLVVAVLLIVTYRSPVLWIVPLVVVGVADGLARVVVTALAEPLGITIDASIGGILSVLVFGAGTNYALLLVARYREELTRQEDRHAAMLTAVTSAGPAIAASGGTVALSLVTLLLAELSGNRALGFACAIGVLIAIAAALLVLPAALVVCGRGLFWPFIPRAGTDADHGGKPGVWRRLGLRVRRRPAVVAVAALAGVGVLALGLVGARVGLSQTDQLLGDPESVAAQEVVDASFSAGLTAQTVVLAPDAVAADAVATALSVPGVAGARAGESAEGRARIDVQLDAEPESAAAFAAVQDLRDAYADAPGAESTTLVGGSDATAADTAASSERDQGLIIPIILAIVFVILGLLLRSLVAPVLLIASVLATFFASLGAANVLFQQVLGFPAFDANVVLFAFLFLVALGVDYNIFLVTRAREERRLHGTREGMVRALASTGGVITSAGILLAAVFAVLGVLPVVALTQIGVIVCIGVLLDTLVVRTLLVPALVFLLGDRFWWPSGRAGRHAAEVEAVAS; encoded by the coding sequence GTGAGATCCATCGCCCGCTTCGTCAGCTCCCGCCGCACCGCCTGGATGGCGCTCGTCGCGGCGGCCGTCGCCGTCGCCGCCCTGTTCGCCTTCCTGCCGAAGGGCGAGGCGGACGCGTTCCCGCCCTCGGGCCTGCCGGAGTCGAGCCAGGCGCGGCAGGTGAGCGAGCTGCTCGAGCGGTTCCCGAGCGCGGACACGACGGTCGGGATCCTCGTCTTCAGCCGCGACGGCGCCGCCCTCACCGACGCCGACACCGCCGCGATCGCGCAGCGCGCCCAGGCGCTGGCCACCGGATCCATCGCCCCGCGGGCCGTCGTGCCGCAGACCAGCGACGACGGACGCGCGGCGCTGGTCGCCGTGCCGCTCGACGCGTCCGTGGTCGCCGACGACGTCGCCGGGGCGGCCGAGGCCCTCCGCACCACGGCCGCGGACGGCCTCCCGGACGGGCTCGTCGCGCAGCTCACCGGCCCCGTCGGCTTCCAGGCCGACATCGCGAACGCGTTCGCGGGCGCCGACTTCCGGCTGCTGCTCGTGACGGTGCTCGTGGTCGCGGTCCTGCTCATCGTCACGTACCGCAGCCCCGTGCTCTGGATCGTCCCCCTCGTCGTGGTCGGCGTCGCCGACGGCCTCGCTCGCGTGGTCGTGACGGCCTTGGCGGAGCCGCTCGGGATCACGATCGACGCCTCGATCGGCGGGATCCTCTCGGTGCTGGTCTTCGGCGCCGGCACGAACTACGCGCTGCTGCTCGTGGCGCGCTACCGGGAGGAGCTGACGCGCCAGGAGGACCGCCACGCGGCCATGCTCACGGCGGTCACGAGCGCGGGACCCGCCATCGCGGCGAGCGGCGGGACGGTCGCGCTCAGCCTGGTGACCCTGCTGCTCGCCGAGCTCTCCGGCAACCGAGCGCTCGGCTTCGCATGCGCGATCGGCGTGCTCATCGCGATCGCCGCGGCCCTGCTCGTGCTGCCCGCCGCGCTCGTGGTCTGCGGCCGGGGCCTGTTCTGGCCGTTCATCCCGCGCGCCGGGACCGACGCCGACCACGGCGGGAAGCCCGGCGTGTGGCGGCGGCTCGGCCTCCGGGTCCGGCGCCGCCCCGCGGTCGTGGCCGTCGCGGCCCTCGCGGGCGTCGGCGTGCTCGCGCTCGGCCTCGTCGGCGCGCGCGTCGGTCTGTCGCAGACGGACCAGCTGCTCGGCGACCCCGAGTCGGTCGCGGCCCAGGAGGTCGTCGACGCCTCGTTCTCCGCCGGCCTCACGGCGCAGACCGTCGTGCTCGCGCCGGATGCGGTGGCCGCCGACGCGGTCGCCACCGCCCTGTCCGTCCCCGGCGTCGCGGGCGCCCGAGCCGGCGAGTCGGCGGAGGGCCGCGCCCGCATCGACGTGCAGCTCGACGCCGAGCCCGAGAGCGCGGCCGCCTTCGCGGCCGTGCAGGACCTCCGCGACGCCTACGCGGACGCGCCGGGCGCGGAGTCCACGACGCTCGTGGGCGGCAGCGACGCCACGGCCGCCGACACCGCCGCGTCGTCCGAGCGCGACCAGGGGCTGATCATCCCGATCATCCTGGCCATCGTCTTCGTGATCCTCGGCCTGCTGCTGCGCTCGCTGGTGGCCCCGGTGCTCCTCATCGCGAGCGTGCTGGCCACGTTCTTCGCGAGCCTCGGCGCGGCGAACGTCCTGTTCCAGCAGGTGCTCGGCTTCCCCGCGTTCGACGCGAACGTGGTGCTGTTCGCGTTCCTCTTCCTGGTGGCACTGGGGGTCGACTACAACATCTTCCTCGTCACCCGGGCGCGCGAGGAGCGGCGCCTGCACGGCACGCGCGAGGGCATGGTGCGGGCTCTCGCGTCGACGGGCGGCGTGATCACGAGCGCGGGCATCCTGCTCGCCGCGGTCTTCGCGGTGCTCGGCGTGCTGCCCGTGGTGGCGCTGACGCAGATCGGCGTCATCGTCTGCATCGGCGTGCTGCTCGACACGCTCGTGGTGCGGACGCTCCTCGTGCCGGCGCTGGTCTTCCTGCTGGGCGACCGGTTCTGGTGGCCGTCGGGCCGGGCAGGGCGGCACGCGGCCGAGGTCGAGGCCGTCGCGAGCTGA
- a CDS encoding winged helix-turn-helix transcriptional regulator has translation MSLTHTAVTADLEPCGREDHPDCGIRDVLDRLGDTWSVLVVVELASGERRFRELQRAIDGISQRMLTLTLRRLERDGLVTRTVFPTVPAQVSYALTPSGSRLTHLIKALGDWALAERAGIAAAREEYDAGHPGHGIR, from the coding sequence GTGTCACTCACGCACACCGCGGTGACCGCGGACCTCGAGCCCTGCGGCCGCGAGGACCACCCCGACTGCGGGATCCGCGACGTGCTCGATCGCCTCGGCGACACCTGGTCGGTGCTCGTCGTCGTCGAGCTGGCGTCGGGCGAGCGGCGGTTCCGCGAGCTGCAGCGCGCCATCGACGGGATCTCGCAGCGCATGCTGACCCTCACCCTCCGCCGCCTCGAGCGCGACGGCCTCGTCACCCGCACGGTGTTCCCGACGGTGCCCGCGCAGGTCTCCTATGCGCTCACGCCGTCGGGCAGCCGACTCACGCACCTCATCAAGGCGCTCGGCGACTGGGCGCTCGCGGAGCGCGCGGGCATCGCGGCGGCTCGCGAGGAGTACGACGCGGGGCATCCCGGGCACGGGATCCGGTAG
- a CDS encoding MBL fold metallo-hydrolase, giving the protein MTTTQETPASLDYTILDSGSSSLEKTLTLVTGSTEAVLVDAGFTRSAGHRAVAAVLDSGKELTTVFIGAGDPDFYFGAEVIQDAFPEARFVAPAAVIEHIDHSYEGKLEAWAHLGANLPTRKVELTPFDGDRIAIDDAVLEVRHAEVDPADRGWYLFDPASRTILGGILVFGGLHVWTADTAAPEQRAAWSAALDGLEALDPTLVVAGHRDPAFPADVRAIRHTRDYLAAFEAAIAASGTAEEAEQSLQARYPDAGLGVAAHLGTRVAKGEMSWG; this is encoded by the coding sequence ATGACAACCACGCAGGAGACTCCCGCCAGTCTCGACTACACCATCCTCGACTCGGGCTCCTCCTCCCTCGAGAAGACCCTCACCCTCGTGACCGGCAGCACGGAGGCCGTGCTCGTCGACGCCGGCTTCACCCGCTCCGCCGGCCACCGCGCCGTAGCGGCCGTGCTCGACTCCGGCAAGGAGCTCACCACCGTCTTCATCGGCGCCGGCGACCCCGACTTCTACTTCGGCGCGGAGGTCATCCAGGACGCGTTCCCGGAGGCCCGCTTCGTCGCCCCCGCCGCCGTGATCGAGCACATCGACCACAGCTACGAAGGCAAGCTGGAGGCCTGGGCGCACCTGGGCGCGAACCTCCCCACCCGCAAGGTCGAGCTCACGCCGTTCGACGGCGACCGCATCGCCATCGACGACGCCGTGCTCGAGGTGCGCCACGCGGAGGTCGACCCGGCCGACCGCGGCTGGTACCTCTTCGACCCGGCCAGCCGCACCATCCTCGGCGGGATCCTCGTCTTCGGCGGCCTGCACGTCTGGACGGCCGACACCGCGGCTCCCGAGCAGCGCGCGGCCTGGTCAGCGGCCCTCGACGGGCTCGAGGCCCTCGATCCCACGCTCGTCGTGGCCGGCCACCGCGACCCGGCGTTCCCCGCCGACGTGCGCGCGATCCGCCACACCCGCGACTACCTCGCGGCCTTCGAGGCCGCGATCGCCGCCAGCGGCACCGCGGAGGAGGCCGAGCAGAGCCTCCAGGCCCGGTACCCGGACGCCGGCCTCGGCGTGGCCGCGCACCTCGGCACCCGCGTCGCGAAGGGCGAGATGTCATGGGGCTGA
- a CDS encoding MarR family transcriptional regulator — MPRARPRPDPDAPAAVPAPGTGVPAEAHEAGELGRILRDVLGLAAGFERRLGAVLEVNATDMKAMEHLIQEGSLSPTELAGRLGISTAAATLVVDRLVEVGHVDRRPHPHDRRRVVVVPRPASVGRAMAELMPMIGGVARAADALTDEERAAVMRFLGEVREVYREAAAGPAGSGVGAEPPAAR; from the coding sequence ATGCCCCGCGCCCGTCCCCGCCCCGATCCGGACGCGCCCGCCGCCGTCCCGGCACCGGGGACGGGCGTCCCGGCCGAGGCGCACGAGGCCGGCGAGCTCGGCCGGATCCTGCGCGACGTGCTGGGCCTCGCCGCGGGGTTCGAGCGCCGGCTCGGCGCCGTGCTCGAGGTCAACGCCACCGACATGAAGGCGATGGAGCACCTCATCCAGGAGGGGTCGCTGTCGCCCACCGAGCTCGCGGGCCGCCTCGGGATCTCCACCGCCGCCGCGACGCTCGTGGTGGACCGGCTCGTCGAGGTCGGCCACGTCGACCGCCGCCCGCATCCGCACGACCGCCGCCGCGTCGTCGTGGTCCCGCGGCCCGCGTCCGTCGGCCGTGCCATGGCGGAGCTGATGCCCATGATCGGCGGCGTCGCGCGCGCCGCCGACGCCCTGACCGACGAGGAGCGCGCCGCCGTGATGCGGTTCCTCGGCGAGGTGCGCGAGGTCTACCGGGAGGCGGCCGCGGGTCCCGCGGGATCCGGGGTCGGCGCGGAGCCGCCCGCCGCTCGATGA
- a CDS encoding SDR family NAD(P)-dependent oxidoreductase produces MTQDQQFGGRTAIVTGAGSGIGRASALRFAREGARVIAADVSAERLDALVAEEPDLDLVPVVGDITTEDGVRAIVAAADGRVDVLANVAGIMDGFLPAAEVDDRTWDLVFAVNVTAVMRLTRAVLPLMVEAGKGAIVNIASEAALRGSAAGLAYTASKHAVAGMTKNTAVLYAGQGIRVNAVAPGATNTAIEAPMRSELTGRVLGPIMQTIVPAPVEADEMANSVIWLASDQASNVNGVILASDGGWSAI; encoded by the coding sequence ATGACCCAGGACCAGCAGTTCGGCGGACGCACCGCCATCGTCACCGGAGCCGGCAGCGGCATCGGCCGCGCCTCGGCGCTGCGCTTCGCCCGGGAGGGCGCGCGCGTGATCGCCGCGGACGTCTCGGCCGAGCGGCTCGACGCGCTCGTCGCGGAGGAGCCCGACCTCGACCTCGTGCCCGTGGTGGGCGACATCACCACGGAGGACGGCGTGCGGGCGATCGTCGCCGCGGCCGACGGCCGGGTCGACGTGCTCGCGAACGTCGCCGGGATCATGGACGGCTTCCTGCCGGCCGCGGAGGTCGACGACCGCACGTGGGACCTCGTGTTCGCGGTGAACGTCACCGCCGTCATGCGCCTGACGCGCGCGGTGCTGCCGCTCATGGTCGAGGCCGGGAAGGGCGCGATCGTCAACATCGCCTCCGAGGCCGCGCTCCGCGGATCCGCCGCCGGGCTCGCGTACACCGCCTCGAAGCACGCGGTCGCCGGCATGACCAAGAACACGGCCGTCCTCTACGCGGGTCAGGGCATCCGCGTGAACGCGGTGGCGCCGGGCGCGACAAACACGGCGATCGAGGCGCCCATGCGCTCGGAGCTCACCGGCCGGGTCCTCGGGCCGATCATGCAGACGATCGTGCCGGCGCCGGTCGAGGCCGACGAGATGGCGAACTCGGTGATCTGGCTCGCGAGCGACCAGGCCAGCAACGTCAACGGCGTGATCCTCGCCTCCGACGGCGGCTGGTCCGCGATCTAG
- a CDS encoding DUF4190 domain-containing protein: protein MRGRNEAAWTAVVLAVLALVGALVPVLDLVTGLLAVVGAVFGILALTRKRQRNSRPLAITGLALNVVALVTWAIAITTIVGLVLDTYPPSPPDTASSPVPTTPGTPEVVYPVTLTVELSGSAPQVRTIWLGGLNEEYRDEPADDLPLTQEHDVYLTDAAYSAGDYFSVTAVLGETGGTVSCRLRVADRILAEDTVTGRDEAASCQVTAFDMLDYRHSAG from the coding sequence GTGCGGGGACGGAACGAGGCGGCGTGGACCGCCGTCGTGCTCGCGGTCCTGGCGCTCGTCGGCGCCCTGGTGCCGGTGCTGGATCTCGTCACCGGGCTCCTCGCCGTCGTGGGTGCGGTGTTCGGGATCCTCGCGCTCACCCGCAAGCGGCAGCGGAACTCCCGACCCCTGGCGATCACCGGGCTGGCGCTCAACGTCGTGGCGCTCGTGACGTGGGCGATCGCGATCACGACGATCGTCGGCCTGGTGCTCGACACGTACCCGCCGTCGCCCCCGGACACCGCGTCCAGCCCGGTGCCGACGACGCCCGGCACCCCCGAGGTCGTCTACCCGGTCACGCTCACCGTGGAGCTGAGCGGCAGCGCGCCCCAGGTGCGCACGATCTGGCTGGGCGGCCTGAACGAGGAGTACCGCGACGAGCCGGCGGATGACCTCCCCCTCACCCAGGAGCACGACGTCTACCTCACCGACGCCGCCTACTCCGCCGGCGACTACTTCAGCGTCACCGCCGTGCTCGGCGAGACGGGCGGCACCGTCTCCTGCCGGCTCCGGGTGGCGGACCGGATCCTGGCGGAGGACACCGTGACGGGACGGGACGAGGCGGCGTCGTGCCAGGTGACGGCGTTCGACATGCTCGACTACCGGCACAGCGCGGGATAG
- the ald gene encoding alanine dehydrogenase, with protein MKVGIPTEIKNNENRVAATPAGVHELVRRGHEVLVQEGAGLGSSITDADYVEAGATIVATADEVWGAADLLLKVKEPIAEEYPRMRPGQTLFTYLHLAASRPCTDALVASGTTAIAYETVQLPNRQLPLLQPMSEVAGRLSTQVGAYHLMRAAGGRGILLGGVPGTPKARVVVIGGGVAGEHAAANALGMGADVTIIDLSIPRLRELEIRFGGQVQTRVSSAYEIAAQLKDADLVIGSVLIPGAQAPKLVTDQMVATMKKGAVLVDIAIDQGGCFEGSRPTTHDDPTFDVHDSVYYCVANMPGAVPETSTRALTNATLPYVIALAEKGWKKALAEDPALALGLNVHDGHVTNSHVAAALDMPLTPVAEVLA; from the coding sequence ATGAAGGTCGGGATCCCCACCGAGATCAAGAACAACGAGAACAGGGTCGCCGCCACGCCCGCGGGCGTGCACGAGCTCGTGCGCCGCGGCCACGAGGTGCTCGTGCAGGAGGGCGCGGGACTCGGATCCAGCATCACCGACGCCGACTACGTCGAGGCGGGCGCGACCATCGTCGCTACGGCCGACGAGGTGTGGGGCGCCGCGGACCTGCTGCTCAAGGTGAAGGAGCCCATCGCGGAGGAGTACCCGCGCATGCGCCCCGGCCAGACCCTCTTCACCTACCTGCACCTCGCGGCGTCGCGGCCCTGCACGGACGCGCTCGTCGCCTCCGGCACCACGGCCATCGCCTACGAGACGGTGCAGCTGCCGAACCGCCAGCTGCCGCTCCTCCAGCCGATGAGCGAGGTCGCCGGCCGGCTCTCCACCCAGGTCGGCGCGTACCACCTGATGCGCGCGGCCGGCGGGCGCGGGATCCTCCTCGGCGGCGTCCCCGGCACCCCGAAGGCGCGCGTCGTCGTGATCGGCGGCGGCGTCGCGGGCGAGCACGCGGCGGCGAACGCGCTCGGCATGGGCGCCGACGTCACGATCATCGACCTCTCGATCCCCCGGCTCCGCGAGCTCGAGATCCGCTTCGGCGGGCAGGTGCAGACGCGCGTCTCCTCGGCGTACGAGATCGCGGCGCAGCTGAAGGACGCCGACCTCGTGATCGGCTCGGTCCTCATCCCCGGCGCGCAGGCCCCGAAGCTCGTGACCGACCAGATGGTCGCGACGATGAAGAAGGGCGCCGTGCTCGTCGACATCGCCATCGACCAGGGCGGCTGCTTCGAGGGTTCCCGCCCCACCACGCACGACGACCCCACCTTCGACGTGCACGACAGCGTCTACTACTGCGTCGCCAACATGCCGGGCGCGGTGCCGGAGACCTCGACGCGCGCGCTGACGAACGCGACGCTGCCGTACGTGATCGCGCTCGCGGAGAAGGGGTGGAAGAAGGCCCTCGCGGAGGATCCCGCGCTCGCCCTCGGCCTCAACGTGCACGACGGCCACGTGACCAACTCGCACGTCGCGGCGGCGCTCGACATGCCGCTGACGCCGGTCGCCGAGGTGCTCGCCTAG
- a CDS encoding TetR/AcrR family transcriptional regulator, translated as MPSTPPSDRPALGRPAAIDPQELARAAIGLFAERGYEAVSMADIAEAAGVGRRSLFRYFPTKADLVWAGADVVGAELERLLGEGPGDRPLGEAYADAFVGALGPRFLDLGMTRVRLRIIDAHPDLHSRSSPRITAASPALAEFVARGLPDLRGTLEAAVVAEALASASHTALRWWATRSDDERPDDAIRRAVRALALPGDAREIDAR; from the coding sequence ATGCCGTCGACCCCGCCGAGCGATCGGCCCGCCCTCGGCCGCCCCGCCGCGATCGACCCGCAGGAGCTCGCCCGCGCGGCCATCGGCCTGTTCGCCGAGCGCGGCTACGAGGCCGTGAGCATGGCCGACATCGCCGAGGCCGCGGGCGTCGGCCGCCGCAGCCTCTTCCGCTACTTCCCGACCAAGGCCGACCTGGTGTGGGCGGGGGCCGACGTCGTCGGCGCGGAGCTCGAGCGCCTCCTCGGCGAGGGCCCGGGTGACCGGCCGCTGGGGGAGGCGTACGCGGACGCGTTCGTCGGCGCGCTCGGACCGCGCTTCCTCGACCTCGGCATGACGCGGGTGCGGCTGCGGATCATCGACGCGCACCCGGATCTGCACAGCCGGTCGTCACCGCGGATCACGGCCGCGTCGCCCGCGCTCGCCGAGTTCGTGGCGCGCGGCCTGCCCGACCTCCGCGGCACGCTCGAGGCGGCCGTGGTCGCCGAGGCGCTCGCGTCGGCGAGCCACACGGCCCTGCGATGGTGGGCGACCCGATCCGACGACGAGCGGCCCGACGACGCGATCCGCCGGGCCGTCCGTGCGCTCGCGCTCCCCGGCGACGCCCGCGAGATCGACGCCCGCTAG